A section of the Agrobacterium tumefaciens genome encodes:
- a CDS encoding DUF1294 domain-containing protein, with product MQTIALCFLAYLAFNLFVFLVYWWDKEAARQGGWRIRESTLLLLALVGGSAGAISAQSLLRHKTRKEPFRSKLTSIVILQAGLVASLLITPDWPMRLIATLRTMSQNAGP from the coding sequence ATGCAAACGATCGCTCTCTGCTTCCTCGCTTATCTCGCCTTCAATCTCTTCGTCTTTCTTGTCTACTGGTGGGACAAGGAAGCGGCGAGACAGGGCGGGTGGCGTATCCGGGAAAGCACGCTGCTTTTGCTCGCGCTCGTAGGCGGCAGTGCGGGCGCTATCTCGGCGCAAAGCTTGCTGCGGCATAAAACACGCAAGGAGCCATTTCGTAGCAAGCTGACATCGATCGTCATATTGCAGGCGGGCCTCGTCGCGTCGCTCCTCATCACGCCGGACTGGCCGATGCGGCTGATCGCCACTCTACGAACCATGTCTCAGAACGCCGGTCCGTAA
- a CDS encoding GNAT family N-acetyltransferase has protein sequence MIVIRNAHEQEADVLAAIGIRAWRQATAALGITPTLYDNAASAFSNFTRSSWLAIRVAELGGSVAGWAAREHFDDAISDFWIDPDFQRRGVGSRLLADVERLIEDRGFETIRLETHAQNEPAVAFFRHHGYSVRWLSVSYAPKLDREVQSVGLQKQLAEVESGLYGPAF, from the coding sequence TTGATCGTCATTCGCAACGCGCATGAGCAGGAAGCGGACGTGCTGGCGGCCATCGGCATCAGGGCATGGCGGCAGGCGACCGCGGCTCTTGGCATCACGCCCACGCTTTACGACAATGCGGCCAGCGCCTTTTCCAACTTCACCCGCTCGTCGTGGCTTGCCATCCGCGTGGCAGAGCTGGGCGGCTCGGTCGCGGGGTGGGCCGCGCGGGAGCATTTTGACGATGCTATTTCCGATTTCTGGATCGATCCGGATTTTCAGCGAAGAGGCGTCGGCAGCCGTCTGCTCGCAGATGTCGAACGACTGATAGAAGACAGGGGCTTCGAGACAATCCGGCTTGAGACACACGCCCAGAATGAACCGGCCGTCGCCTTTTTTCGTCACCACGGATATAGCGTTCGCTGGCTATCTGTTTCCTATGCGCCGAAGCTGGACCGTGAGGTGCAATCGGTGGGTCTTCAGAAACAATTGGCCGAGGTCGAGAGCGGGCTTTACGGACCGGCGTTCTGA
- a CDS encoding YjhX family toxin — translation MDISRAEQRILHLLAQGGRIELVRDDARKIEKLSLFTREGWIFSGLDLLTFRKLKRKRAIASCGGKPYRITSRGLELVRGELDNR, via the coding sequence ATGGACATTTCCCGCGCAGAACAGCGCATTCTTCACCTGCTCGCCCAGGGCGGCAGAATTGAACTCGTTCGAGACGATGCCCGCAAAATCGAAAAACTCTCGCTTTTTACGCGCGAGGGCTGGATTTTCAGCGGCCTCGATCTCCTCACCTTCCGTAAGCTGAAACGCAAGAGAGCCATCGCCTCCTGCGGCGGCAAGCCCTACCGGATCACGTCCCGTGGGCTGGAACTCGTACGGGGTGAGCTGGACAACCGATAA
- a CDS encoding GNAT family N-acetyltransferase: MNEADRDAVGFVGFAAWRAGEAFDAAYLDSCVIERVRGEFESFAKSPTGDVVVAEIDGDVVGWGACDAKPHHISDLWVNPAWQGKGIGKALIVHFLDKMRAEGLPLATIDTHANNRNAIGLYERCGFQIVWRGMEYSDIMKLELEKVKLEQKLST; the protein is encoded by the coding sequence ATGAATGAAGCCGATCGCGATGCGGTCGGCTTTGTCGGATTTGCCGCCTGGCGTGCCGGCGAAGCCTTCGACGCCGCCTATCTCGATTCCTGTGTCATCGAGCGGGTGAGGGGCGAATTCGAAAGCTTCGCCAAGTCTCCGACCGGTGACGTCGTCGTAGCCGAAATCGACGGTGATGTTGTCGGCTGGGGCGCTTGCGATGCCAAGCCTCATCACATTTCCGATCTGTGGGTGAACCCAGCCTGGCAGGGGAAGGGGATTGGCAAAGCGCTGATTGTCCATTTTCTTGACAAGATGCGGGCCGAAGGCTTGCCGCTCGCCACCATCGACACCCATGCAAACAATCGCAATGCCATTGGTCTATACGAGCGTTGCGGCTTTCAGATCGTCTGGCGCGGCATGGAATATTCCGACATCATGAAACTCGAACTCGAGAAGGTGAAGCTCGAGCAAAAACTTTCGACGTAA
- the gatA gene encoding Asp-tRNA(Asn)/Glu-tRNA(Gln) amidotransferase subunit GatA has translation MTDLTSLTIAEAREKLKAKDFSALELTDAYLSAIDAANGALNAYVATTPEKAREMAKASDGRIAAGSAGELEGIPLGVKDLFATRDVHTQACSHILDGFKPKYESTVTQNLWDQGAVMLGKLNMDEFAMGSSNESSWYGPAINPWRANGSEQKLVPGGSSGGSAAAVAAHLCAGATATDTGGSIRQPAAFTGTVGIKPTYGRCSRFGIVAYASSLDQAGPIARDVRDAAILLKTMASVDAKDTTSVDLPVPDYEKAIGQSLKGLKIGIPREYRVDGMPDEIEKLWAKGVEWLRDAGAEVVDISLPHTKYALPAYYIVAPAEASSNLARYDGVRYGLRVDGKDIADMYEKSRAAGFGKEVQRRIMVGTYVLSAGYYDAYYLKAQKVRTLIKRDFENVFHEGVDAILAPITPSSAFAVGDEELASDPVKMYLQDVFTITVNMAGLPGLSVPAGLDGKGLPLGLQLIGKPFEEETLFKTAHAIEQAAGKFTPAKWW, from the coding sequence ATGACCGACCTGACGAGCCTGACCATTGCCGAAGCCCGTGAGAAGCTGAAGGCGAAAGATTTTTCCGCCCTTGAGCTGACGGACGCCTATCTCTCCGCCATCGACGCCGCCAACGGCGCGCTGAACGCCTATGTCGCGACGACGCCTGAGAAGGCGCGCGAGATGGCGAAAGCCTCCGATGGTCGTATCGCTGCGGGTTCCGCGGGTGAGCTGGAAGGCATTCCGCTGGGCGTGAAGGACCTTTTCGCAACGCGTGATGTTCATACCCAGGCCTGCTCGCACATCCTTGATGGTTTCAAGCCGAAATACGAATCCACCGTTACCCAGAACCTCTGGGACCAAGGCGCCGTTATGCTCGGCAAGCTCAACATGGACGAATTCGCCATGGGCTCGTCCAATGAAAGCTCCTGGTACGGCCCGGCCATCAACCCGTGGCGCGCCAATGGTTCCGAACAGAAGCTGGTGCCGGGCGGCTCCTCGGGCGGTTCGGCCGCAGCCGTTGCCGCGCATCTCTGCGCCGGCGCCACCGCAACCGACACGGGCGGCTCCATCCGCCAGCCGGCAGCCTTCACAGGCACCGTCGGCATCAAGCCCACTTACGGCCGCTGCTCGCGCTTCGGCATTGTGGCTTACGCCTCGTCGCTCGATCAGGCTGGCCCGATTGCCCGCGACGTGCGCGATGCCGCCATCCTCTTGAAGACGATGGCAAGCGTCGACGCCAAGGACACGACCTCGGTTGACCTTCCCGTGCCGGATTACGAAAAGGCCATCGGCCAGTCGCTGAAGGGCCTGAAGATCGGTATCCCCCGGGAATACCGCGTTGACGGCATGCCTGATGAAATCGAAAAGCTCTGGGCCAAGGGCGTCGAATGGCTGCGCGACGCCGGTGCCGAGGTGGTCGACATCTCGCTGCCGCACACCAAATATGCGCTTCCCGCCTATTACATCGTCGCGCCGGCAGAAGCCTCGTCCAACCTTGCCCGTTATGACGGCGTCCGCTACGGCCTGCGTGTTGACGGCAAGGACATTGCCGACATGTATGAAAAGAGCCGCGCCGCCGGTTTCGGTAAGGAAGTGCAGCGTCGCATCATGGTCGGCACCTATGTGTTGTCGGCCGGTTACTACGACGCCTATTACCTGAAGGCGCAGAAGGTCCGCACGCTCATCAAGCGCGACTTCGAAAACGTCTTCCACGAAGGCGTTGACGCGATCCTGGCCCCGATCACCCCGTCTTCCGCCTTCGCTGTCGGGGACGAAGAGCTCGCTTCCGATCCCGTCAAGATGTACCTGCAGGACGTCTTCACCATCACCGTCAACATGGCCGGTCTCCCGGGCCTCTCGGTTCCCGCCGGTCTCGACGGCAAGGGCCTGCCGCTTGGCCTGCAGCTCATCGGCAAGCCTTTCGAGGAAGAAACGCTGTTCAAGACGGCTCATGCCATCGAGCAGGCAGCCGGCAAGTTCACCCCCGCCAAGTGGTGGTAA
- the gatC gene encoding Asp-tRNA(Asn)/Glu-tRNA(Gln) amidotransferase subunit GatC, producing MSVDLATVKRVARLARIAVTEDEAQNMLGQLNGILGFVEQLSEVNVDGVEPMTSVTPVAMKKRADEVTDGNKADDIVANAPATDRNFFMVPKVVE from the coding sequence ATGTCCGTCGATCTCGCCACCGTAAAGCGCGTTGCGCGCCTTGCCCGTATCGCTGTCACCGAAGATGAAGCACAGAATATGCTCGGCCAGCTGAACGGCATACTCGGTTTCGTGGAGCAGCTTTCGGAAGTGAATGTCGACGGCGTCGAGCCGATGACGTCGGTAACGCCGGTCGCGATGAAAAAGCGCGCCGACGAGGTCACCGATGGCAACAAGGCGGATGATATCGTCGCCAATGCGCCCGCGACCGATCGCAATTTCTTCATGGTGCCGAAAGTGGTCGAATAA
- a CDS encoding metal-dependent hydrolase, whose amino-acid sequence MKITWLGHSAFRLENGSSKILIDPFFTGNPGFVGQDAKSAAEGITHILLTHGHGDHVGDTVQLARETGATVLANADLAAWLSAKGVAKVDMGNTGGTVHFDGFSVTFTNALHSSAQITEDGVSHSLGNANGLMLHFEDGPAVYHMGDTDIFSDMKLINELHQPDIGLVPIGDRFTMGGAVAALACQRFFKFQNVVPCHYGSFPIIDQTPDKFVAAMEGAEARVHTPKAGDTLSF is encoded by the coding sequence ATGAAAATCACCTGGCTCGGCCATTCCGCCTTCCGCCTTGAAAACGGCAGCTCGAAGATCCTTATCGATCCGTTCTTCACCGGCAATCCCGGTTTCGTTGGACAGGATGCAAAGTCGGCGGCCGAAGGCATCACCCATATTCTCCTCACCCACGGTCATGGCGACCATGTCGGCGATACCGTGCAGCTTGCCCGGGAAACGGGCGCAACGGTACTCGCCAATGCCGATCTCGCCGCCTGGCTCTCCGCCAAGGGTGTCGCAAAGGTCGACATGGGCAATACCGGCGGCACCGTGCATTTTGACGGCTTTTCCGTCACTTTCACTAACGCGCTGCATTCCTCCGCCCAGATTACCGAAGATGGCGTTTCCCATTCGCTCGGTAATGCCAATGGCCTGATGCTGCATTTCGAGGACGGCCCGGCCGTCTATCACATGGGTGATACCGACATCTTCTCCGACATGAAACTCATCAATGAACTGCACCAGCCGGATATCGGCCTCGTGCCGATCGGCGACCGCTTCACCATGGGTGGGGCCGTGGCGGCGCTTGCCTGCCAGCGCTTCTTCAAGTTCCAGAATGTCGTTCCTTGCCACTACGGCTCCTTCCCGATCATCGATCAGACGCCGGACAAGTTTGTGGCCGCCATGGAAGGCGCGGAAGCGCGTGTCCACACGCCGAAGGCGGGCGATACCTTGTCCTTCTAA
- a CDS encoding alkylphosphonate utilization protein: protein MAADNDDYVYDEATGEWRPASELAAEAARANEVRDAAGNVLADGDSVTLIKDLKVKGTSTVIKQGTVIKSIRLTDNPEEIDCRHDAVKGLVLRTEFVRKR, encoded by the coding sequence ATGGCCGCTGACAATGACGATTATGTGTACGACGAAGCGACCGGTGAATGGCGGCCCGCTTCCGAACTGGCTGCGGAGGCAGCGCGCGCGAATGAAGTGCGCGATGCAGCTGGAAACGTCCTCGCCGACGGCGATTCTGTTACGCTGATCAAGGATCTCAAGGTCAAGGGAACCAGCACGGTCATCAAACAGGGAACCGTCATCAAGTCGATCCGCCTTACCGATAATCCCGAAGAGATCGACTGCAGGCACGATGCGGTCAAGGGACTGGTGCTGCGCACCGAATTCGTCCGCAAGCGGTAA
- the ruvX gene encoding Holliday junction resolvase RuvX, whose amino-acid sequence MATLTIEELAQVLQPGQAVAGLDLGTKTIGLAMSDLSRRFATPRPVLKRVKFTQDAQVLLAFAEKEKVAAFIIGLPMNMDGSSGPRVQATRAFVRSMSEKTDLPFIYWDERLSTVAAERALLEMDVSRAKRAERIDSAAASFILQGALDRLYALARAAD is encoded by the coding sequence ATGGCGACACTCACCATCGAGGAACTGGCGCAGGTGCTTCAACCCGGTCAGGCTGTTGCCGGCCTGGACCTCGGCACGAAGACAATAGGGCTTGCCATGTCTGATCTGTCGCGACGTTTTGCGACGCCGCGCCCGGTATTAAAGCGTGTGAAATTCACGCAGGATGCTCAGGTGCTGCTGGCTTTTGCGGAAAAGGAAAAAGTTGCGGCATTCATCATCGGCCTTCCCATGAACATGGACGGTTCATCCGGACCAAGGGTGCAGGCAACCCGCGCCTTTGTGCGCAGCATGAGCGAAAAAACCGATCTGCCCTTCATTTATTGGGATGAGCGGCTGTCGACTGTCGCGGCCGAGCGTGCGTTGCTGGAAATGGATGTGTCTCGCGCCAAGCGGGCCGAACGCATCGATTCGGCGGCGGCTAGCTTCATTCTTCAGGGTGCCTTGGACAGGCTTTACGCGCTCGCACGCGCAGCGGACTGA
- a CDS encoding DUF6105 family protein, producing MKWFLILWAGPVALLGSWYWLSYYDMSFGFFMLTRQTHDLVFEIYGNILGLPPESLPPLVARAIAIDSLIVFAIIGFRKRKQIAAWWQARQSAARASA from the coding sequence ATGAAGTGGTTTCTGATCCTCTGGGCCGGCCCGGTCGCGCTGTTAGGCAGCTGGTACTGGCTTTCCTATTACGACATGAGCTTCGGTTTCTTCATGCTGACGCGCCAGACCCATGATCTCGTCTTCGAGATTTACGGGAATATCCTCGGTCTTCCGCCGGAAAGCCTGCCGCCGCTGGTGGCGCGCGCCATCGCGATCGATAGCCTGATCGTGTTTGCGATTATTGGTTTCCGTAAGAGAAAGCAGATCGCCGCCTGGTGGCAGGCCCGTCAGTCCGCTGCGCGTGCGAGCGCGTAA
- a CDS encoding TetR/AcrR family transcriptional regulator, with translation MLATAEAISADRPEKRIKDRAQTEKAIFNAARSLLAEEGFQGFGINAVARRAGCDKQLIYRYFGGLDGLIESIGEDLGSWVKDRIPEDTGGMFLLTYGDLMEKLALYFIDALRSDPLVCKIIAWEVSDGSPQVRQLAEARAKSLGKWLERMRGSLAAPKGVDTAAVNAVLFAAIQHLVISAATSGQFAGVPLKSERDWEKITTAVKRLVRGVYG, from the coding sequence ATGCTGGCGACTGCAGAGGCGATTTCAGCCGACAGACCGGAAAAGCGCATCAAGGATCGCGCTCAGACCGAGAAGGCGATTTTTAATGCGGCGCGGTCGCTGCTTGCCGAAGAGGGGTTTCAGGGTTTCGGCATCAATGCCGTTGCCCGGCGGGCCGGCTGCGACAAGCAACTCATCTATCGCTATTTTGGCGGCCTCGACGGCTTGATCGAGTCGATCGGCGAGGATCTCGGCTCCTGGGTGAAGGATCGCATCCCCGAAGACACGGGCGGGATGTTCCTGCTGACCTATGGCGACCTCATGGAGAAGCTCGCGCTCTATTTCATCGACGCACTGCGCAGCGACCCGCTCGTTTGCAAGATCATCGCCTGGGAAGTGTCTGACGGCTCCCCGCAGGTGCGCCAACTCGCCGAAGCCCGCGCCAAATCGCTAGGGAAATGGCTGGAGCGCATGCGCGGCTCGCTCGCTGCACCGAAGGGCGTGGACACGGCCGCCGTCAACGCCGTGCTGTTTGCCGCCATTCAGCACCTTGTCATTTCCGCGGCCACCAGCGGCCAATTTGCCGGCGTGCCGTTGAAATCGGAGCGTGATTGGGAAAAGATCACGACCGCCGTCAAAAGGCTGGTGCGTGGCGTTTACGGCTGA
- a CDS encoding type II toxin-antitoxin system RelE/ParE family toxin has translation MKTYRLSQAARSDIIEILAWTHATFGGNSRKRYEKLLATALRDIAQNPFRAGTSLRPEIADEVRTYHLRHSRERARSENGLVKNPRHLLLYRVLNEDLVGVGRVLHDSMEIERHLPDDYGEISA, from the coding sequence ATGAAGACGTATCGGCTTTCGCAAGCCGCGCGATCGGACATTATCGAAATCCTCGCATGGACGCACGCGACGTTTGGTGGCAATTCGAGAAAGCGCTACGAGAAATTGCTTGCGACGGCGTTGCGCGATATCGCGCAGAATCCATTCCGTGCAGGAACAAGTTTGCGACCCGAAATAGCTGATGAGGTGCGCACCTATCATCTTCGGCATAGCCGGGAGAGGGCAAGAAGTGAGAACGGCCTCGTCAAAAATCCAAGACATCTGCTGCTCTATCGCGTTCTGAACGAGGATCTGGTCGGCGTCGGCCGAGTCCTTCATGATTCCATGGAGATCGAGCGGCATCTGCCTGATGACTATGGGGAAATCAGCGCCTAA
- a CDS encoding type II toxin-antitoxin system ParD family antitoxin: MPTRNVVLTQHHEDIIEELVRSGRYQNASEVLREGLRLIERREYFEAARVEALKRAAQKGFADLDQGRFTDVADDDLDDFMAALGREAEVRAAKLDQK, from the coding sequence ATGCCAACGCGGAATGTCGTCCTGACACAACACCATGAAGATATCATAGAAGAGCTCGTCAGATCTGGGCGCTATCAAAACGCGAGCGAAGTCTTGCGCGAGGGCCTGCGATTGATCGAACGGCGCGAGTACTTTGAGGCGGCTCGAGTGGAAGCCTTAAAGAGAGCCGCGCAAAAGGGGTTTGCGGACCTAGATCAGGGACGCTTCACTGATGTCGCAGATGATGATCTCGACGACTTCATGGCCGCACTGGGGCGCGAAGCTGAAGTTCGTGCCGCCAAGCTTGATCAAAAATGA
- a CDS encoding GNAT family N-acetyltransferase, protein MLTFRSARAEDEDALYAISLATGDAGQDATSLYADGRMVGHIYSVPYLHLWPDAVFVAEDEEGVCGYIAGALDTAAHEERLEQEWWPHLRALYPDPGGDQQTWNADQRRAHFIHHPRRTPVWLTDPFPAHIHMNLLPRTQGKGGGTRLLSRWLDMARQNDVYGIHLGASERNHAGMRFWETRGFKRLDSHETPGSVWFGMALE, encoded by the coding sequence ATGCTGACCTTCCGTTCCGCCCGCGCTGAGGATGAAGACGCGCTGTATGCCATAAGTCTTGCGACGGGCGACGCGGGGCAGGACGCGACGTCGCTTTACGCCGACGGGCGCATGGTCGGTCACATCTATTCTGTTCCGTATCTGCATTTGTGGCCCGATGCCGTCTTTGTTGCCGAGGATGAAGAGGGCGTCTGCGGCTACATCGCCGGCGCGCTCGACACGGCGGCCCACGAAGAACGTCTGGAACAGGAATGGTGGCCGCATTTGCGCGCGCTCTACCCCGATCCAGGTGGCGACCAGCAGACATGGAATGCAGATCAACGCCGCGCCCATTTCATCCACCATCCACGCCGCACGCCAGTCTGGCTTACCGATCCGTTCCCCGCTCATATCCACATGAACCTTCTGCCGCGCACGCAGGGCAAAGGCGGCGGCACCCGGCTCCTGTCGCGCTGGCTGGATATGGCCAGACAGAACGACGTCTACGGCATCCACCTCGGCGCCAGCGAGCGCAACCATGCGGGCATGCGCTTTTGGGAAACGCGTGGGTTCAAACGCCTGGACAGCCACGAAACTCCAGGCAGCGTCTGGTTTGGGATGGCGCTGGAATGA
- a CDS encoding acyl-CoA dehydrogenase family protein, producing the protein MTGMNRTEEQLAELNQPSLWSGINAYRSDPLIVDLTSGLSRNLRDEYDQLGRYVTSHEAQELARMANQGVPQLHTHGPRGERLDQVEFHPAWHALMRRSMSSGLHSSVWENSPDTRGNEHKARATKFYLTSQLEAGHLCPLTMTSASVAAIMASPRVQKEWAPKILSRKYDSAQKPALQKTAVTIGMGMTEKQGGTDVRANRTTAERVGEGIYRLSGHKWFLSAPMSDGFVMLAQMGDGMGCFLVPRYLEDGSKNGLHFQRLKDKLGNRSNASAEVEFTDAFGYLLGDPGSGIRTILDMVTLTRLDCALASAGMMRASLAEAVHYARGRSVFGKMLVTQPIMTRVLADMALDVAAATALSFRLASAFDAARNNPAEAAYARVMTPIVKYWCCKIAPALIYEAMECLGGNGYVEERPIARHYREAPVNAIWEGSGNVMALDVLRVLQRGKDLFDLVFQTLERDLGPAGKKTTDVLRAAIALAERDEGAARLLVEQFALAAAAAELCRLGAGKIADAFLETRLAGGWRHTYGMLDSRFDPTYIIDLLYPPAS; encoded by the coding sequence ATGACAGGCATGAATCGGACAGAAGAACAGCTCGCCGAACTGAACCAGCCCAGCCTCTGGTCAGGTATTAACGCCTATCGTTCCGATCCGCTGATCGTCGATCTGACCTCCGGCCTGTCGCGTAATCTGAGGGATGAGTACGATCAGCTCGGTCGCTACGTTACCTCGCATGAGGCGCAGGAACTGGCGCGCATGGCGAACCAGGGCGTGCCGCAGCTGCACACCCATGGCCCGCGCGGCGAGCGCTTGGACCAGGTGGAGTTTCACCCGGCCTGGCATGCCCTCATGCGCCGTTCCATGTCATCAGGTCTGCATTCCAGCGTCTGGGAAAATTCTCCCGATACGCGCGGCAATGAGCACAAGGCCCGCGCCACGAAATTCTACCTGACCTCGCAGCTCGAAGCAGGCCATCTCTGCCCGCTGACGATGACCAGCGCCTCCGTTGCCGCCATCATGGCGTCGCCGCGCGTGCAGAAGGAATGGGCGCCGAAAATTCTGTCGCGCAAATATGATTCCGCGCAGAAGCCGGCCCTGCAGAAAACCGCCGTCACCATTGGCATGGGCATGACGGAAAAGCAGGGCGGCACGGATGTGCGCGCCAACCGCACCACGGCGGAGCGGGTGGGCGAGGGCATCTACCGTCTTTCCGGCCACAAATGGTTCCTTTCCGCGCCGATGAGCGACGGTTTCGTCATGCTTGCCCAGATGGGCGACGGCATGGGCTGTTTCCTCGTGCCACGTTACCTGGAGGACGGTTCGAAGAACGGCCTGCATTTCCAACGCCTGAAGGACAAGCTTGGCAACCGCTCCAACGCGTCAGCCGAAGTCGAGTTTACGGATGCCTTCGGTTATCTGCTTGGCGATCCCGGCAGCGGCATCCGCACCATTCTCGACATGGTGACACTGACGCGGCTCGACTGCGCGCTGGCGTCTGCGGGTATGATGCGCGCCTCGCTTGCCGAAGCCGTGCACTACGCCCGCGGTCGGTCGGTCTTCGGCAAGATGCTGGTCACGCAGCCGATCATGACGCGGGTCTTGGCCGACATGGCACTGGATGTTGCGGCCGCGACCGCGCTTTCCTTCCGGCTTGCGAGTGCTTTCGATGCCGCCCGCAACAATCCGGCCGAAGCCGCCTATGCCCGGGTCATGACGCCCATCGTCAAATATTGGTGCTGCAAGATTGCGCCGGCGCTCATCTATGAGGCGATGGAGTGCCTTGGCGGCAACGGTTACGTGGAAGAGAGACCGATTGCCCGCCACTATCGCGAAGCGCCCGTTAATGCCATCTGGGAGGGCTCCGGCAACGTCATGGCGCTGGATGTGCTGCGGGTTCTCCAGCGTGGCAAGGACCTGTTCGATCTGGTCTTCCAGACGCTGGAGCGTGATCTCGGCCCTGCCGGCAAGAAGACCACCGACGTGCTGCGCGCCGCGATCGCGCTTGCGGAGCGAGACGAGGGTGCGGCTCGCCTCTTGGTCGAGCAGTTCGCGCTTGCGGCCGCTGCCGCCGAGCTTTGCCGCCTCGGCGCCGGCAAGATCGCCGATGCATTCCTTGAAACCCGCCTTGCGGGCGGCTGGCGGCATACTTACGGCATGCTCGATTCCCGTTTTGATCCGACGTATATAATCGATTTATTGTATCCGCCTGCATCGTGA
- a CDS encoding aspartate carbamoyltransferase catalytic subunit → MVFFPHRHLLGIKGLSHQDITLLLDKADEAVKISRQREKKTSTLRGLTQINLFFEASTRTQSSFELAGKRLGADVMNMSVGNSSVKKGETLIDTAMTLNAMRPDVLVVRHSSAGAAALLAQKVACSVVNAGDGQHEHPTQALLDALTIRRAKGELSGITVAICGDVLHSRVARSNIILLNQMGARVRVVAPATLLPSGIRDMSVEVFHDMKEGLHNADVVMMLRLQRERMSGSFVPSVREYFHYYGLDAEKLKAAKEDALVMHPGPMNRGVEIASEVADGPQSVIESQVEMGVAVRMAVMETLLVSQNQGERV, encoded by the coding sequence ATGGTCTTTTTTCCCCATCGCCATCTTCTCGGCATCAAGGGGCTTTCCCATCAGGATATTACCCTGCTTCTCGACAAGGCGGACGAGGCCGTGAAAATCAGCCGCCAGCGCGAGAAAAAGACCTCGACGCTTCGGGGGCTGACGCAGATCAACCTGTTCTTCGAAGCTTCGACGCGGACGCAATCTTCCTTCGAACTTGCCGGAAAACGCCTCGGAGCTGACGTGATGAACATGTCGGTCGGCAATTCCTCGGTGAAGAAGGGCGAAACGCTGATCGATACGGCGATGACGCTGAATGCCATGCGCCCGGATGTGCTTGTCGTGCGCCACTCCTCGGCCGGTGCGGCAGCGCTTCTAGCGCAAAAGGTCGCCTGCTCGGTGGTCAATGCCGGCGACGGCCAGCATGAGCACCCAACACAGGCGCTGCTTGACGCACTGACCATTCGTCGCGCCAAGGGCGAGCTTTCTGGTATCACGGTGGCAATCTGCGGCGATGTGCTGCATTCGCGCGTTGCCCGCTCCAACATCATCCTGCTCAACCAGATGGGCGCGCGCGTGCGCGTCGTCGCCCCTGCGACACTTCTTCCATCCGGCATTCGCGACATGAGCGTGGAAGTTTTTCACGACATGAAGGAAGGGCTTCATAACGCCGATGTGGTGATGATGCTGCGCCTGCAGCGTGAGCGCATGTCCGGCTCCTTCGTGCCTTCGGTGCGCGAGTATTTCCATTATTACGGTCTCGACGCCGAAAAGCTGAAGGCGGCGAAGGAAGATGCGCTCGTCATGCACCCCGGCCCGATGAACCGCGGCGTGGAAATCGCTTCCGAAGTCGCCGATGGCCCGCAGAGTGTCATCGAAAGCCAGGTGGAAATGGGGGTTGCCGTGCGCATGGCCGTCATGGAAACCCTGCTTGTCTCGCAAAACCAGGGTGAACGCGTATGA